A genomic segment from Candidatus Leptovillus gracilis encodes:
- the gcvH gene encoding glycine cleavage system protein GcvH, with the protein MSKIEPGLFYTQDDEWLRVEGDEAVIGISDHAQDALSDIVYLELPNVGDSFEQGDAFGVIESVKAAADLFMPVAGEIIAVNNALVDSPEQLNSAPYASWLVRIKLSDLEQVTSLMDADAYLAYHEEA; encoded by the coding sequence ATGAGCAAAATAGAACCTGGATTATTCTATACCCAAGACGATGAATGGTTACGAGTGGAAGGTGATGAAGCGGTGATCGGCATTTCTGACCATGCTCAAGACGCTTTGTCTGACATCGTTTATCTGGAACTACCCAACGTCGGTGACAGCTTCGAACAAGGCGATGCCTTTGGCGTCATCGAATCGGTCAAAGCGGCCGCCGACCTGTTTATGCCCGTCGCCGGCGAAATCATCGCCGTCAACAACGCCCTGGTGGACAGCCCCGAACAACTAAACAGCGCCCCGTATGCCTCCTGGCTGGTCCGCATCAAACTAAGCGATCTGGAGCAGGTAACGTCCTTGATGGATGCCGACGCCTACCTGGCGTACCATGAGGAAGCGTAA
- the gcvT gene encoding glycine cleavage system aminomethyltransferase GcvT — MTKPLQKTNIHAWHAANGGRMVPFAGWEMPVQYPTGPLEEHKATRTVAGLFDIDHMGQMEVRGPQAEAFVNYLVTYDVRRMALNDAHYSLMCYPDGGVVDDIFIYKLADAVGDVYFFIAINAGNRHKDVQWASAQAASYDVTLTDVSDETYMLAFQGPQAPAILNRLTQANLESVPRFTALHDTLFGVPVLLGRTGYTGEDGFELYFPAEHAVTIWEGILQTGQADGVLPIGLAARDSLRFEPCMPLYGHELSPTISPVEARLTFAVSFDKPFIGRDALLKQKLEKPARVSVGIELLERGVIRETYPVYGNGRDVGVVTSGMFSPTTGRYLGMALVAAEFSAIGTELDVQVRDKLKKVKVVKRPFYTPAYR, encoded by the coding sequence GTGACCAAACCTTTACAAAAAACCAACATCCATGCCTGGCACGCGGCCAACGGTGGCCGGATGGTGCCGTTTGCCGGCTGGGAAATGCCCGTGCAATATCCCACCGGCCCGTTAGAAGAACACAAAGCCACACGCACCGTGGCTGGGCTGTTCGACATTGACCACATGGGCCAGATGGAAGTGCGCGGGCCGCAGGCCGAAGCGTTCGTCAACTATCTTGTCACCTACGATGTGCGCCGGATGGCGCTGAACGACGCCCATTATTCGCTGATGTGTTACCCGGATGGCGGGGTGGTAGACGACATCTTCATCTACAAATTGGCCGACGCGGTCGGCGACGTTTACTTTTTCATCGCCATCAATGCCGGCAACCGGCACAAAGACGTGCAATGGGCTTCGGCTCAGGCCGCCAGCTACGACGTCACGCTGACGGACGTCTCCGATGAGACATACATGCTCGCTTTTCAAGGCCCGCAGGCTCCGGCCATCCTCAACCGGCTGACGCAGGCCAATCTGGAAAGCGTGCCGCGCTTTACGGCGCTGCACGACACCCTCTTTGGCGTGCCGGTTCTGCTAGGCCGCACCGGCTACACCGGCGAAGACGGCTTCGAGCTGTACTTCCCGGCCGAACACGCCGTGACCATCTGGGAAGGCATCTTGCAAACCGGCCAGGCCGATGGCGTGCTGCCCATTGGGCTGGCGGCGCGGGATAGTCTGCGCTTTGAGCCGTGTATGCCGCTCTACGGTCACGAGCTGTCGCCCACCATTTCCCCGGTCGAGGCCCGGCTGACGTTTGCCGTCAGTTTCGACAAACCCTTCATTGGCCGCGATGCGCTGCTGAAGCAAAAGCTAGAAAAGCCAGCGCGAGTGTCGGTGGGCATCGAACTTCTGGAACGTGGGGTGATACGCGAAACGTATCCGGTTTATGGCAACGGCCGTGACGTCGGCGTCGTCACCAGTGGCATGTTTTCACCCACCACAGGGCGCTACCTGGGCATGGCTCTGGTCGCCGCCGAATTCTCAGCCATCGGCACGGAACTGGACGTGCAGGTGCGCGATAAATTGAAGAAGGTGAAGGTAGTGAAACGGCCGTTTTACACCCCTGCCTATCGTTAA
- a CDS encoding alanine--glyoxylate aminotransferase family protein: MSIRKEAEHLKLFLPGPTEVRPEILDAQANWMVGHRMPEAIQLFGRIQPKLRQVFRTQYRVYVAAASGTGMWEAASRNCVAHKVLHCTNGSFGDRWIEVSQTNGKEVDVLDVEWGKPVLPEMVVEQLATGGFDAVALVQNETSVGVANPVQEIATAVRQLPGGQDITIMVDAVSGLTGMAMEPDLWDLDIVLTSSQKAFALPPGLAFASVSDRALEKAKTIPYRGYYFDYVTLEKYMVKDQTPATPAISLLYALDMQLDAILAEGLEARWARHLAMRDLVVRWAKTRGFQLFAEEAYASPTVTTIANAHGLVVKDLNAFLRQRGMVVSNGYGKLKDKCFRIGHMGDWQVTDIEELLVNIDSYLRMLDVVF, from the coding sequence ATGAGCATCCGAAAAGAAGCAGAACATCTCAAACTATTTCTGCCCGGCCCCACCGAAGTCCGGCCAGAAATCCTCGACGCCCAGGCCAACTGGATGGTTGGCCACCGTATGCCCGAAGCCATCCAGCTCTTTGGGCGCATCCAACCCAAACTGCGCCAGGTATTTCGCACCCAATACCGCGTCTACGTCGCGGCCGCCTCTGGGACGGGCATGTGGGAAGCCGCCAGCCGTAACTGTGTGGCGCACAAAGTGCTGCACTGCACCAACGGCTCCTTTGGCGACCGCTGGATCGAAGTTTCGCAAACCAACGGCAAAGAAGTGGACGTGTTGGACGTGGAATGGGGTAAGCCTGTCTTGCCGGAAATGGTGGTCGAACAGCTGGCCACCGGTGGCTTCGACGCCGTGGCGTTGGTGCAAAATGAGACCAGCGTCGGCGTAGCGAATCCGGTGCAAGAGATTGCAACGGCCGTGCGCCAGCTACCCGGCGGTCAAGACATCACCATCATGGTAGACGCCGTCAGTGGGCTGACCGGCATGGCGATGGAACCCGATCTCTGGGACCTGGACATCGTCCTGACCTCCAGCCAGAAAGCGTTCGCCCTGCCGCCTGGGTTGGCCTTCGCCTCCGTCTCCGACCGCGCTTTGGAAAAAGCGAAAACCATTCCCTATCGCGGTTACTACTTTGATTATGTCACGTTGGAAAAATATATGGTCAAGGATCAGACCCCGGCGACGCCGGCCATCTCCCTGTTGTATGCGCTGGACATGCAGCTAGACGCTATCCTGGCAGAAGGGCTGGAGGCGCGCTGGGCGCGCCATCTGGCGATGCGCGACCTGGTGGTGCGGTGGGCCAAAACTCGCGGCTTCCAGCTTTTTGCCGAAGAAGCGTATGCTTCCCCCACCGTCACGACGATTGCCAACGCGCATGGTCTGGTGGTGAAAGATCTGAATGCCTTCTTGCGGCAGCGAGGCATGGTCGTCTCTAATGGCTACGGCAAATTGAAGGACAAATGTTTTCGCATTGGTCACATGGGCGATTGGCAAGTAACGGACATTGAGGAATTGTTGGTCAATATAGACAGCTATCTGCGCATGTTGGATGTGGTCTTCTAA
- a CDS encoding amidohydrolase family protein, with amino-acid sequence MIDLLLRDVVTAVAPEPVCVAVHDGRILAIGPTLNYVAKQEVAGNGRYLIPGFVESHLHLDIALSNDPHKPGRTVPYASMSELNAAIERRRRAFTHEEIVERATAALRLGLRHGTTAVRAQCHLDTEIGLKHIVALQAVKEAVADWLTLQIVAFPQQGLLRDPRTLDLFREAFRCGADVMGGAANIETGFTMQEHIDAAFALAMKLDRDLDIHADLSLKPDVTLDDLEVVHIARRTLDYGYQGRVTVGHACTLDSASPEVAAQAIALLQEADITVTSQPDLYRLGREDRQHVRRGLTRVKELLAAGVNVTYASNNVRDALRPLGNLNLLEEALILAYGAHMDTVVELETLLRMSTTNAARALRLPDYGLEPGCIADMVLLDAPSASAAIVGQAEKCYVFKAGKLRAMNKRQSQLTMNN; translated from the coding sequence ATGATTGATTTGCTTTTGCGGGACGTGGTAACGGCCGTTGCCCCCGAACCAGTGTGTGTAGCGGTGCATGACGGCCGTATTCTCGCCATTGGTCCAACCCTGAATTACGTGGCAAAACAGGAGGTGGCGGGCAACGGCCGTTACCTGATCCCCGGCTTTGTCGAAAGCCACCTGCATCTGGACATCGCTCTCAGCAATGACCCGCATAAACCTGGCCGAACCGTTCCCTACGCCTCCATGTCCGAACTCAACGCGGCCATCGAGCGCCGCCGACGCGCCTTCACCCATGAAGAGATTGTGGAGCGGGCGACGGCCGCGTTGCGATTGGGTCTGCGCCATGGCACAACGGCCGTGCGCGCCCAATGCCACCTGGACACCGAAATCGGCCTCAAGCACATCGTTGCCCTGCAAGCGGTCAAAGAGGCCGTGGCCGATTGGCTGACCCTGCAAATTGTCGCCTTCCCGCAGCAAGGGCTGCTGCGCGATCCGCGCACGCTGGATTTGTTCCGCGAAGCCTTCCGCTGTGGCGCGGACGTGATGGGCGGCGCGGCCAACATCGAAACCGGCTTCACCATGCAAGAGCACATAGACGCCGCCTTCGCCCTGGCGATGAAACTGGACCGCGACCTGGACATCCACGCCGATTTGAGCCTGAAACCGGATGTGACCCTGGACGATTTAGAGGTCGTCCACATCGCCCGGCGCACGTTGGACTATGGCTACCAGGGTCGCGTCACCGTCGGCCACGCCTGCACACTGGATTCCGCATCGCCGGAGGTGGCCGCGCAGGCCATCGCCCTGCTGCAAGAAGCCGACATCACCGTGACCAGCCAGCCAGACCTGTACCGCCTGGGGCGCGAAGACCGGCAGCACGTCCGGCGCGGCCTGACGCGAGTGAAGGAACTGCTGGCCGCCGGAGTGAACGTGACGTATGCCTCGAATAATGTAAGGGATGCGTTACGGCCGTTAGGCAACCTGAACCTGCTGGAAGAAGCGCTCATTCTGGCTTACGGAGCGCACATGGACACCGTGGTCGAATTGGAGACGCTGCTGCGCATGAGCACGACCAACGCTGCCCGCGCCCTGCGCTTGCCCGATTATGGCCTGGAACCGGGCTGCATCGCTGACATGGTGTTGCTGGATGCGCCCTCCGCGTCAGCGGCCATCGTCGGCCAGGCGGAGAAGTGTTACGTGTTCAAAGCGGGCAAGCTGCGGGCGATGAATAAGCGGCAGAGCCAGCTAACAATGAACAATTAA